The Monomorium pharaonis isolate MP-MQ-018 chromosome 5, ASM1337386v2, whole genome shotgun sequence genome includes a window with the following:
- the LOC105840248 gene encoding cytochrome P450 6k1 isoform X1, producing the protein MVLAILIGGSIIALGIVYIYYKYVIFNFWSKRGVFYVEPVVPIGNVTPLVTGKTQVGVHFQDAYMKYKDHRAFGMYIFYKPNLVITDPDLIRTVLTKEFNSFHDRGMFCNEKIDPLINNLFFISGKKWRNMRVKMTPTFTSGKMKQMFFILKECGEKLAKHLESKAQIKEPIEVKDTFARYTTDVIMSAAFGIKSNCIEEPNNEYRIQGNKIFYINSIKIVLTLFAPQIMDFFSISLMAPSITKFYINMFRETVEYRQTNNIVRHDFVNLFIQLMERGYVDPDDDDKTTDKSSTINKFTMTEAAAQSFIFFAAGFETSATTMTFAMYELSQHQDIQDKLRKEIDEMLAKHGDLTYDVVNNMSYLHKVISETLRKYPPLPILNRICTKETDLPTTNIRVPKGTSITIPLLGLHRDPSIYPNPDKFDPERFNANEVEKRHPYAYMPFGEGPRNCIGVQSKKKNPCNVSLLTLSFNIAAASIQIDSYLHAALFSFKLCQIQNTFKRYSLNSSLLH; encoded by the exons atggtaCTTGCGATATTAATAGGAGGTTCAATCATTGCTTTGGGTATtgtgtacatttattataaatatgtgatatttaatttctggAGCAAAAGAGGCGTTTTTTATGTCGAACCTGTTGTACCAATTGGAAATGTAACACCCCTTGTAACTGGGAAAACACAAGTAG GCGTACACTTCCAAGATGCTTACATGAAATATAAAGATCACCGTGCTTTTGGAatgtatatcttttataaaccTAATTTGGTAATTACTGATCCCGATCTTATTCGGACGGTATTAACAAAGGAATTCAACAGTTTTCATGACCGTGGAATGTTTTGCAACGAAAAGATTGACCCAttgataaacaatttgttttttatatctgGAAAAAAATGGAGAAACATGCGCGTGAAGATGACACCAACATTTACTTCAGGAAAAATGAAGCAAATGTTTTTTATCCTAAAGGAATGTGGCGAAAAACTGGCAAAGCATCTGGAAAGTAAGGCTCAAATAAAAGAGCCTATCGAAGTAAAAGATACATTTGCaag ATATACAACAGACGTAATTATGTCAGCGGCTTTTGGTATCAAATCTAATTGCATAGAGGAACCAAATAATGAATATCGAATCCaaggaaacaaaattttttatataaattcaattaagatTGTCTTAACTTTGTTTGCGCCGCAAATTatggattttttttctatttctctcaTGGCACCatctattacaaaattttatataaatatgtttcgaGAGACTGTGGAATATAGACAAACTAATAATATCGTCAGACACGACTTTGTCAATTTGTTCATACAACTAATGGAGAGGGGCTACGTTGATCCTGATGATGACGATAAAACTACCGACAAAtcat CaaccataaataaatttacgatgACAGAAGCTGCCGCACAAAGTTTTATCTTCTTCGCAGCTGGCTTTGAAACCTCCGCAACGACGATGACATTCGCCATGTACGAATTATCTCAACATCAAGATATTCAGGATAAACTTCGGAAGGAAATTGATGAAATGTTAGCAAAACATGGTGATCTGACTTACGACGTTGTGAACAATATGTCATACCTTCACAAAGTAATAAGTG aaacttTAAGGAAATATCCACCTCTTCCTATCTTAAATCGCATCTGCACCAAAGAAACAGACCTACCAACAACGAACATACGTGTGCCAAAAGGGACATCAATAACTATACCGCTACTTGGGTTGCATCGAGATCCGTCGATATATCCGAACCCGGATAAATTTGATCCTGAACGCTTCAATGCAAACGAGGTAGAAAAAAGACATCCTTACGCTTACATGCCATTCGGAGAAGGACCACGAAACTGCATTG GCGTACAAAGTAAGAAGAAAAATCCATGTAACGTCTCGCTTCTGACATTATCATTCAATATTGCTGCGGCGAGTATTCAAATTGATTCTTATTTGCATGCggcattattttctttcaaactGTGCCAGATTCAAAACACTTTTAAGCGTTATTCTCTCAACTCGTCATtactacattaa